Proteins encoded within one genomic window of Leishmania major strain Friedlin complete genome, chromosome 2:
- a CDS encoding conserved hypothetical protein (previous protein_id=AAZ10059.1), which produces MLRPSLRMTTRTQTSLACSFHAGLASVTETPFSVLTSGAVHPQPRSLAQSVRRGACLRRAETATTTRTSAFSPCCTSTAPLFTNAKKSYAHGTEEEQQARQEAAAKEWRDFLDQPVDADGGNVPSARHVEARLPTMRQLNDELPTAAELEKALGEGSIDAYATQPDRDED; this is translated from the coding sequence ATGCTCCGTCCGTCACTGCGTATGACCACACGAACGCAGACGTCGCTTGCCTGCTCCTTTCACGCCGGGCTGGCATCGGTGACCGAGACACCCTTTTCCGTTCTCACCAGTGGGGCGGTGCATCCACAGCCCCGCTCCCTTGCTCAGAGCGTTCGCCgcggtgcgtgtctgcgAAGGGCTGAGACGGCGACCACCACACGGACTTCCGCGTTCTCTCCTTGCTGCACGTCCACGGCGCCACTCTTCACGAATGCGAAGAAGTCGTACGCGCACGGCACagaagaggagcagcaggcacgTCAGGAGGCTGCGGCCAAGGAGTGGCGCGACTTTCTCGATCAGCCGGTGGACGCGGACGGCGGTAACGTCCCGTCGGCGCGCCATGTCGAGGCCCGCCTGCCGACCATGAGGCAGCTGAACGACGAGCTGCccacggcggcagagctggagaaggcgctggGTGAGGGGAGTATCGATGCGTACGCTACACAGCCGGACAGGGACGAGGATTAG
- a CDS encoding conserved hypothetical protein (previous protein_id=AAZ10060.1), whose product MQSFGHGVGEQPVCPRSTITLCSPNQHPPPAPRESSGGVSTAAAPPTSSDARTGALTLARKAPKRSRVQIRSIRVRSAPRGPSGATRPVSGRDTAPPHWRCYLSKSAEASTPSAPTRISSAAATMTSSPPAHANTTSSALPIPRLHTARTSASLEAFLLSFQNCLHRQEILFQRVDTAVAQLESARVNAGGATVFPPSSAPTASLWGSGSLPRYVLPSHLSSCAPAAAVAGASPTRPNKTVTFPGAVTGARRSDGVHDVASSDIPTDGAPVLSISSSQQELPLADVFHHAQRHPLGQSTGSSTLSLSVVVMQPALERVGGNDVGSSMVCSSSQGLLSPPQQTSPLLTLPTYVRLDGAALTPTSAAPSRLFHPHTLFPSSTPGTPLSPARLATTQQQLPMSNTGCRGSLPLNTKATSLVTESPPISGSGGVPGTQRYPAADAEIVAGDPATEDPMLPAPAEGKDAQEAAAPCCMASTAAENTAREDAEGSAGGRRKGAAATKLSGDESASASPLTHSVPMPYLTTAISGADQSFNSGCCGAGSDGVPTWSSATPGHAKSGSLRIGGIPDSSVVSVFSESADSVSLSPLSRPPSIWVGSPRARSTLGPTSPHQAPLQLQQHSSLGGSSISTAWISPRRVANSHNSRSSSNTAGAMQASANRSPRTAAALENPRHPSTAVNSASSLPSTSQQQPQQRSSGDVLSPLSGQWLLSPSPTPRVSRRTSGVAHRSSVQMTSVNFSGSGTQNIGGNSTSGNGGGLVTVMSSIIVEGNVVSSLSSTSPLVPPCFPDSGGVVTGAAQAVTSPVPTCRQLTLSPSPSAEEADRDDSFQEISLRSPIDLAEEADEEDAQQLQQLANRYAPPPPPPSLTELQQQQNQRRRWSAPPVPTMRRPPMAPLRHPDAACPAALRNEEERLRSSTPPVARPEQWLSFEQQHERLHLPECWRDSEVIVVDHAKKDRERDSEEAERLLELEEELLRELRQNQSDQMDGSGLLRRGRRRGSRHRHLMAGANAAGETIDEEELDWGDDSVDEAAADAAYEARLARYGRAMLLHRRGRSHASLYREGGEGCSCGSCPSTTSCCCRRRPVSGGDRQGFPSDTTASLRGAPSGESTTLPAATGAPAGSPVLPARNFSRRHSAPATIWGADHGAGWRDLQARFEELISIQQRSRGSERDGADGTTLGEQSLSTLANNTASSPMQEGLASGISRRRRSRSFGQEVTACPPHLVGRRAPSAAPPTTDLLSSYRDNMPHGGDGSSGLPAPSPHAAAAAPTPLERTHTHSGSSGYRRVQWGREAEADAAPSPPSQAPEKQRISSAALSPYSSTPPSPPEQDDTPGQSSHARVSAVCTNPPAFLTSPRHPSVTVNAAHAASTRGSAEARKEAATYDSDVEEDERDPKSAMAARTPVASTAQRTLRLHFTRPSHTASSMGILGRPRRAMGLHSAPGKGRQNTKAPQAGRTDGESKTGATPSTTRTLSARQKSHAAAASSAVPAASGRRGNTAASRSGSCGSARGPRIVGSGGGRCARCSGASPASLDTAAAASIVPTKEADDGAPTAATESNSHGTTRADTGTTMSATHPSDHALDGGELVEPFSAVFVVAAPAAAPSPPTTTQKNARDSGTQRGRLRDSKASSSRDADKDHDAHDASLSSPPRHRHRRHAGAEGETAVSARPPHKASARHAPGLPENEARHPDGGAAAGTTALEGADSRALLRRLAQQKDRTRAMEERLRFGVNSTALANPNSGSHSACSGCGSGVVWNDGHITGRWGLESESCTPTSGAARACVAADLARQDFSTPSNMYSVSAATGDTTLDIPATRASTARHGGSPAADAPHVTVVDPAEATTVGGVHAVHPGAGAGAQQTSSNPRRRRVDLRSRLVSRLTAVSSSLSASPAKRHKGCTATVTSATNATVAATAVLAQGFRRAESAYSIRSRSPTYVNMMHHAGYGDRRRHSIGGDVLPPTTLSISERQLRSSRAPVASQLIDWVRGGE is encoded by the coding sequence ATGCAATCGTTTGGACACGGCGTTGGTGAGCAGCCAGTCTGCCCTCGCTCGACGATCACGCTGTGCTCACCGAAtcagcaccccccccccgccccacgCGAGTCCTCGGGAGGAGTATcgaccgctgccgccccaccGACGTCGAGCGACGCCCGCACAGGCGCGCTCACGCTGGCTCGCAAAGCGCCCAAGCGGTCAAGGGTACAAATTCGGAGCATTCGCGTGCGCAGTGCGCCTCGTGGGCCATCAGGGGCGACGCGGCCCGTTTCCGGCAGGGacaccgcaccaccgcactGGCGCTGTTACCTTTCGAAGTCTGCCGAAGCGTCCACCCCGTCGGCGCCTACGCGCATCTCttccgccgctgcgacgaTGACGTCGAGCCCGCCGGCGCACGCAAACACGACCAGCTCTGCACTGCCCATACCACGCTTACACACCGCTCGTACCTCGGCCTCCTTGGAGGCATTTTTGCTGAGCTTCCAGAACTGCCTCCACAGGCAAGAGATCTTGTTCCAGCGTGtcgacaccgccgtcgcccaaCTCGAGAGTGCGCGCGTcaacgccggcggcgcgacgGTTTTCCCGCCTTCCTCGGCCCCGACAGCCTCTCTTTGGGGCAGcggctcgctgccgcggtaCGTGTTGCCATCGCACCTATCTTCCTGTGCCCCCGCGGCGGCCGTAGCAGGTgcgtcgccgacgcgacCAAACAAGACTGTAACCTTTCCAGGTGCTGTTACCGGAGCAaggcgcagcgacggcgtccaTGACGTTGCCAGCTCTGACATCCCCACGGACGGCGCGCCGGtgctctccatctcctcctcccagcAGGAGCTCCCGCTCGCGGACGTTTTCcaccacgcgcagcggcatccgCTGGGCCAAAGCACAGGGTCTTCGACGCTCTCCTTGTCCGTTGTCGTGATGCAGCCCGCGTTGGAGCGCGTTGGCGGCAACGACGTTGGCTCGTCGATGgtgtgctcctcctcgcaaGGCCTCCTATCCCCGCCCCAGCAGACGTCGCCGCTCCTCACGTTGCCGACCTACGTTCGGCTTGACGGCGCGGCACTGACACCGAcctcggcagcgccatctAGGCTCTTTCATCCACACACCCTGTTCCCTTCCTCGACGCCGGGgacaccgctgtcgccggcTCGCTTGGCCaccacgcagcagcaactcCCCATGAGCAACACCGGGTGCAGAGGTAGCTTGCCACTGAACACAAAGGCGACGTCTCTGGTGACCGAATCCCCGCCCATCTCTGGCAGCGGAGGGGTTCCGGGCACGCAGCGATACCCAGCGGCGGACGCGGAGATCGTCGCCGGTGACCCAGCCACGGAAGACCCTATGCTGCCCGCGCCTGCCGAAGGAAAGGATGCACaggaggcagccgcgccatGTTGCAtggcgagcaccgccgcggagAACACCGCACGTGAGGATGCGGAGGGGAGCGCCGGGGGTAGACGAaagggcgctgctgcgaccaAGTTGTCCGGTGACGAGAGCGCCTCCGCTTCTCCGCTGACGCACAGTGTGCCGATGCCCTacctcaccaccgccatctcTGGCGCAGACCAGAGCTTCaacagcggctgctgcggcgcagggAGCGATGGCGTGCCGACGTGGTCCAGCGCCACACCTGGGCATGCGAAGAGCGGAAGCCTTCGCATCGGCGGCATTCCCGACTCTTCCGTGGTAAGCGTCTTCAGCGAGAGCGCGGACAgcgtctcgctctcgccccTCTCGCGCCCGCCGTCGATTTGGGTAGGCAGTCCGAGGGCGCGAAGCACCCTCGGTCCGACGTCGCCGCATcaagcgccgctgcagctgcaacaGCACTCCTCGCTTGGCGGGAGCAGTATCAGCACAGCATGGATTTCACCTCGCCGTGTGGCGAACAGCcacaacagccgcagcagcagcaacactgCTGGGGCGATGCAGGCATCGGCGAACCGGTCCCCCCGCACAGCGGCCGCGTTGGAGAACCCGCGACACCCGTCGACGGCGGTGAACTCCGCCAGCTCTCTGCCGTCGACGAGTCAAcagcaaccgcagcagcgcagctcaGGGGACGTGCTCTCGCCCTTGTCCGGGCAGTGGCTGTTGTCGCCCTCCCCGACACCAAGAGTTTCGCGACGTACGAGTGGCGTggcgcaccgcagcagcgtccagATGACCTCTGTCAACTTTtcaggcagcggcacccaGAACATCGGCGGAaacagcaccagcggcaacGGTGGGGGGCTGGTAACGGTGATGTCATCGATTATAGTGGAGGGGAACGTCGTTTCCAGCCTTTCCTCGACGTCTCCTCTGGTGCCGCCGTGCTTTCctgacagcggcggcgttgtcACGGGTGCGGCTCAAGCAGTGACGTCGCCAGTACCGACTTGTCGCCAACTCACCCtatcgccatcgccgtcggctGAGGAAGCCGATCGCGATGACTCCTTCCAGGAAATCTCGCTGCGGTCGCCCATTGACctggccgaggaggcggacgaagaagatgcgcagcagctgcaacaGTTGGCAAACCGCTAcgccccgccaccgccaccaccgtcgtTGACAgagttgcagcagcagcagaaccagcgtcgtcgctggAGTGCGCCACCAGTGCCCACCATGAGGCGTCCACCCATGGCACCTCTGCGTCATCCCGACGCTGCTTGCCCGGCAGCGCTTCGGaatgaggaggagcggctgcgcagctccacgCCACCGGTTGCGAGGCCAGAGCAGTGGCTGTCGTTCGAGCAACAGCACGAGCGGCTGCACCTGCCCGAGTGCTGGCGTGATAGCGAGGTGATCGTCGTCGACCATGCGAAGAAGGACAGGGAACGTGATTCCGAGGAGGCAGAGCGTCTGCtagagctggaggaggagctgctgagAGAGCTGCGGCAAAACCAATCAGACCAGATGGATGGCAGCGGTCTACTTCGGCGGGGCCGGCGACGGGGAAGCCGGCACAGACACTTGATGGCaggcgccaacgccgccggcgagACAAtagacgaggaggagcttgATTGGGGCGATGACTCAGTCGATGAGGCCGCGGCTGACGCTGCCTACGAAGCACGCCTAGCGCGCTACGGCAGagcgatgctgctgcaccgacgcGGCCGCTCTCACGCCTCACTGTACCGCGAGGGCGGCGAAGGGTGCTCGTGCGGTAGCTGCCCATCTACCACGAGCTGTTGTTGCCGGCGCCGACCCGTTAGCGGAGGAGACCGGCAGGGCTTCCCCTCtgacaccaccgcctcgttGAGAGGGGCGCCCAGCGGTGAGAGCACCACTCTCCCAGCTGCCACGGGCGCCCCTGCAGGCTCGCCCGTGCTCCCAGCGCGCAACTTCAGCCGTCGCCACTCAGCCCCGGCGACCATCTGGGGCGCCGATCACGGGGCAGGGTGGCGTGACCTGCAGGCACGGTTCGAAGAGCTCATCAGTATTCAGCAGCGCAGTCGCGGAAGTGAGCGGGATGGCGCCGATGGCACAACTCTTGGCGAGCAGTCGTTATCCACACTGGCGAACAACACGGCGTCCAGTCCCATGCAAGAAGGTCTCGCCAGCGGTATATcacgtcgccgtcgcagccgcagcttTGGCCAAGAAGTTACCGCCTGTCCACCGCATCTGGTGGGCAGGCGGGCACCGAGCGCCGCACCTCCGACGACCGACCTCCTCAGTTCCTACCGCGACAACATGCCGCATGGCGGCGACGGGAGCAGTGGTTTGCCTGCTCCATCtccgcacgctgctgctgcggcaccgacgccgctcGAGCGTACACACACCCACTCGGGCTCAAGCGGCTACCGCCGCGTCcagtgggggagggaagcTGAAGCcgatgcagcgccgtcgccgccctcgcagGCACCCGAAAAGCAGCGCATCTCTTCTGCCGCTCTTTCTCCATACTCATCCacgcctccgtcgccgccagaGCAGGACGACACGCCAGGGCAGTCGAGCCACGCCCGCGTGTCGGCTGTCTGCACGAATCCGCCCGCGTTTCTCACGTCTCCAAGGCACCCGTCCGTGACGGTGAACGCGGCCCACGCAGCGAGCACGAGGGGCTCTGCCGAGGCGCGCAAGGAGGCCGCCACGTACGACAGTGACGTGGAAGAGGACGAAAGGGATCCGAAGAGCGCCatggccgcgcgcacgcccgTGGCGTCAACCGCGCAACGGACACTGAGGCTGCACTTCACGCGCCCTTCCCAcacggcgtcgtcgatggGCATACTGGGCCGGCCGCGACGCGCCATGGGTCTGCACAGTGCGCCGGGAAAGGGGCGCCAAAACACGAAAGCCCCCCAGGCGGGTCGCACCGACGGTGAGTCCAAGACGGGTGCGACGCCGTCAACAACCCGAACGCTGTCTGCGCGGCAGAAgtcgcacgcggcggcggcgtcgtctgCGGTGCCAGCCGCCAGCGGAAGGCGTGGCAACACTGCCGCTTCGCGGTCTggcagctgcggctccgCCAGAGGCCCGCGGATTgtcggcagcggaggagggcgctgtgctcgctgcagcggcgcgagcCCGGCTTCCCTCgacaccgcggccgccgcttccATCGTCCCTacgaaggaggcggatgACGGGGCACCGACGGCCGCGACGGAGTCGAACAGCCACGGCACCACTCGCGCCGACACGGGGACAACGATGTCAGCGACGCATCCATCTGACCACGCGCTCGATGGCGGTGAGCTTGTAGAGCCGTTCTCGGCGGTGTTTGTGGTCGccgcgccagccgccgcgccgtcgccgccaacGACCACGCAGAAAAACGCGCGTGACAGCGGGACGCAGCGCGGACGACTGCGAGACAGCAAGGCCAGCTCCAGCCGGGACGCTGACAAGGACCACGACGCCCACGACGCTTCCCTCTCGTCGCCTCCACGGCATCGGCACCGCAGACACGCTGGGGCAGAGGGCGAGACCGCCGTTTCGGCCCGCCCGCCGCACAAGGCAAGTGCCCGGCATGCACCGGGGCTTCCAGAAAACGAAGCAAGGCACCcggacggcggtgctgcagcaggaacgaccgcgctggagggcgctgactcgcgcgcgctgctgcgacgactTGCCCAGCAGAAAGACCGCACCCGGGCCATGGAAGAGCGCCTGCGATTCGGCGTCAACAGCACCGCCTTGGCGAACCCTAATAGCGGCAGCCACAGtgcctgcagcggctgcggcagtggtgtTGTGTGGAATGACGGGCACATCACAGGCAGATGGGGACTGGAGTCGGAGAGCTGCACGCCGacgagcggcgccgcgcgggcGTGCGTGGCTGCTGACCTGGCTCGCCAGGACTTCAGCACACCGTCAAACATGTACTCGGTGAGTGCAGCCACCGGAGACACCACCTTGGACATTCCTGCGACTCGCGCCAGCACGGctcggcacggcggcagTCCCGCGGCGGACGCCCCCCACGTGACAGTGGTCGACCCTGCCGAAGCCACGACTGTcggcggcgtgcacgccGTTCATCCCGGCGCGGGTGCTGGCGCACAGCAGACCTCCTCCAAtccacgccggcgccgcgtcgaTCTGCGCTCGCGCCTGGTGTCGAGGCTAACTGCCGTCTCGTCGTCTCTGTCAGCGAGCCCCGCGAAGCGGCACAAGGGCTGCACGGCAACCGTCACATCGGCCACCAACGCCACCGTTGCTGCAACAGCGGTCTTAGCCCAAGGCTTCCGCCGCGCCGAGAGCGCCTACAGTATACGCTCTCGCTCCCCCACGTACGTCAACATGATGCACCATGCGGGCTACGGCGATCGCCGCCGGCACagcatcggcggcgacgtgctgcCACCCACTACGTTATCCATCTCCGAGCGCCAGCTGCGTTCTTCGCGGGCGCCGGTGGCCAGTCAGCTGATCGACTGGGTTCGGGGCGGCGAATAA
- a CDS encoding conserved hypothetical protein (previous protein_id=AAZ10062.1): MAVAWALGTFSGYGWLYSSTGLVLPTSSSSSSLSSSANAGAQVMPSAVRPSWLWLVVSLLTGLFSGILCKVKDIVDGKHACDTHLFPLLERYEEFEDTELRCAAGAGDDHQDDRGAGYPFVAVAAPPSSPLSGVLRYRRICMSTSHHLVSLGDRLYMVVPFCTGQWFSFILHNGWRGIIVENGTILLSLSLVGYTMLSYKFLKRQVLRVSGRVTLSTTARSRNRRNKRRLQQQHQQQGGAAVVSEEDAAEDANGADFPEDVGEVAVVDVMDLISKLFTTSFGVVVLVVLGLNLFMTSLCIPFLKALFKLNALVSGVGIGIELIMYEVA; the protein is encoded by the coding sequence atggcggtggcgtgggcACTCGGAACCTTCAGCGGATACGGATGGCTGTACTCGTCGACAGGGTTGGTGCTGCCGACttcgtcgtcctcgtcatctcTCTCGAGCAGTGCCAACGCGGGGGCGCAGGTGATGCCATCCGCTGTGCGACCGTCTTGGCTGTGGCTCGTGGTGTCGCTCCTCACCGGCCTCTTTAGCGGCATCCTGTGCAAGGTGAAGGACATTGTGGATGGCAAGCATGCCTGCGATACGCATCTCTTTCCGTTGCTGGAACGCTATGAGGAATTCGAGGACACAGAGCtgcggtgcgccgctggcgccggtGACGACCACCAAGATGATCGCGGCGCTGGCTATCCTTTCGTTGCAGTAGCTgcacctccctcctctcctctgtcTGGTGTGCTGCGTTACCGCCGCATCTGTATGTCCACCTCTCACCATCTTGTCAGCCTCGGCGACCGACTCTACATGGTCGTGCCCTTCTGCACTGGCCAGTGGTTCTCGTTCATCCTCCACAAcgggtggcgcggcatcATTGTGGAGAACGGCACCATCTTGCTTTCCCTCAGCTTGGTAGGCTACACGATGCTGAGCTACAAGTTTCTGAAGCGCCAAGTGCTGCGCGTGTCCGGGCGGGTGACCCtctcgacgacggcgcgcagTCGCAATCGTCGCAAcaagcgccgcctccagcagcagcaccagcagcagggcggcgctgctgtggtcTCCGAAGAGGATGCTGCCGAAGATGCCAACGGTGCCGATTTTCCGGAGGACGTCGGGGAGGTGGCGGTTGTCGACGTCATGGATCTCATCTCGAAGCTTTTCACGACGTCTTTTGGTGTTGTTGTGCTAGTGGTGCTGGGGCTGAACCTCTTCATGACGTCCCTCTGTATCCCCTTTCTGAAGGCGCTCTTCAAGCTCAACGCGCTGgtcagcggcgtcggcatTGGAATTGAGCTCATAATGTACGAGGTGGCGTGA
- a CDS encoding conserved hypothetical protein (previous protein_id=AAZ10061.1), translating into MSAVSPPSGQLAQPTAFIATPSGFNASGAAPSFVKVYCGNDECVPFSKQCTSDVFQGVLSDLANRVSKHEAQDQASRSHRVKTVGSAAAADGAASASGTVAGSGGSDGKGESTPPASEDRVGTAGTRSRVVKGGGAGAKKKQSAPPLSTSPPLLLPSKGVAPAAPSTEPFHSTNTSPTTDTAAALVGDPLAGESGVRVACDVYRRAELLPLSFVREVASNSRVTALYKQHLQLQEELQRHQLEQQQIQQQREEDDDAASAAAAKAAKNDAADAASNQSTAGRAGGKGGKTPSSKPAPRRCGMPSVGRAGSAVSGNRVPCSASSAATSAVAATALAAQIRTQLWTALRNTIPFFGVLTMPVHTPMEPLISLPASASASGASTAAARAAAATTTPPAAGVASAATAVCSGSYVLLGCRERPREERISADASPVASQAGRCASGALSVIGGAAACASMSTVERLVEQAHEASVTRLPPLSSDAVLRSNGGTNAFGANGEGGKRSPRKQRLHPRDLQAQMSQQSLPLRCTLHPTTNRVVPMLPPLPDDIAAGYGSARLVTRSLGPSAADPSGDADDSTTPSGTYISRIAANGRGCGNPDRAHRRSLDEPADDFVSAVSASAAAGLRRPLSSCKDALPTGVAKGSAGAGPLSDEVGIEGDEEATLMNAQQPSNAAAASYDPLSPSTLLHASSAVGPSGSTHRDGDGPGKGMEPGVPLSAAAIARLAPSTRFTVQLSSCSVTLTTQPRKGAGMNAADAASANTTGAANSISGTGRIATGCGEVDTYADELTLVFDGLDVLWHGPNGEEALLQWVLDEYSILLKQRMAAAMAQWTSMVHARDTSAGAASESSSKANKMRRQLPSERVRA; encoded by the coding sequence ATGTCTGCCGTCAGCCCGCCCAGCGGGCAACTGGCGCAGCCGACGGCTTTCATCGCCACACCATCAGGGTTCAacgccagcggcgctgccccgTCCTTCGTCAAGGTCTACTGCGGCAACGACGAATGTGTTCCGTTCAGCAAGCAGTGCACTAGCGACGTCTTCCAGGGCGTCCTCTCCGACCTTGCAAACCGCGTCAGCAAGCATGAAGCGCAGGATCAGGCCAGTCGCAGTCACCGCGTGAAGACTGTGGGaagtgccgccgcggcagacgGGGCAGCCTCGGCTTCGGGGACTGTGGCtggaagcggcggcagcgacggcaagggtgagtcgacgccgccggcttCAGAAGATCGTGTGGGTACTGCGGGGACCCGTAGCAGGGTGGTGAAggggggcggtgctggtgcgaaaaagaagcaatctgcgccgccgctgtctacgtcaccgccgcttctgctACCATCAAAGGGTGTTGCCCCGGCTGCGCCATCCACAGAGCCCTTCCACTCCACCAACACCTCACCCACCACTGATACAGCCGCTGCGTTGGTAGGTGACCCGCTTGCAGGTGAGAGTGGTGTTCGTGTGGCATGTGATGTGTACCGccgcgcggagctgctgccgctcagTTTTGTGCGCGAAGTCGCGTCGAACAGCCGGGTGACGGCACTGTACAAGCAACACCTTCAGCTTCAAGAGGAGCTCCAGCGCCATCAGCTCGAGCAACAGCAGATACAACagcagagggaggaggatgatgacgctgcctccgccgcggctgccaagGCGGCGAAAAACGATGCGGCAGATGCCGCAAGCAACCAGAGCACTGCAGGCCGCGCGGGTGGGAAAGGAGGCAAGACACCGAGCAGCAAGCCCGCTCCTCGACGGTGCGGGATGCCAAGCGTGGGCCGGGCCGGTAGCGCCGTCTCCGGAAACCGAGTTCCATGTTCTGCTAGCTCCGCTGCAACTTCTGCGGTcgctgcgacggcgctggcTGCCCAGATCCGCACACAGCTCTGGACCGCTTTGCGGAACACAATCCCCTTCTTCGGCGTGTTGACGATGCCCGTTCACACACCCATGGAGCCCCTTATCAGCCTGCCAGCATCGGCATCTGCAAGTGGtgcgagcaccgccgctgcgagggccgcggcagcgacaacgacgccgccggcggcaggTGTGGCGTCCGCGGCTACGGCCGTCTGTAGCGGCTCTTATGTGCTGCTGGGGTGCCGCGAGCGACCGCGCGAGGAAAGAATTTCGGCCGACGCATCACCGGTGGCTTCCCAAGCGGGGCGGTGCGCTTCCGGCGCTCTGTCCGTCatcggcggagctgctgcgtgtgcaaGCATGTCTACTGTGGAGCGGCTGGTGGAGCAGGCCCACGAGGCATCCGTGACGCGGCTTCCGCCCCTCAGTAGTGACGCTGTGCTtcgcagcaacggcggcacgAACGCGTTCGGGGCCAACGGCGAAGGTGGAAAGCGGTCACCGCGAAAGCAGCGCTTGCACCCGAGGGATCTGCAGGCGCAGATGTcgcagcagtcgctgccgctgcggtgcacgctgcaccccaccaccaaccGTGTCGTGCCGATGCTGCCTCCGCTTCCAGATGACATCGCGGCCGGCTACGGCTCTGCGAGGCTGGTGACGAGGTCGCTCGGTCCATCTGCTGCGGACCCCAGCGGAGACGCGGACGACTCCACGACGCCGTCGGGAACTTACATCAGCAGGATCGCGGCTAacggccgcggctgcggtaACCCCGATCGAGCACATCGACGCTCCTTAGATGAGCCCGCCGACGACTTTGTAAGCGCAGTGAGCGcctctgcggctgctggtCTGAGACGCCCGCTGTCGAGCTGTAAGGATGCGCTACCGACGGGGGTTGCGAagggcagcgccggcgctgggCCGCTCTCCGACGAAGTCGGCATCGAAGGTGACGAGGAGGCAACGTTAATGAACGCACAGCAGCCGTCGaatgctgctgccgcttcatatgaccctctctctccatctaCCTTGCTGCATGCGAGTTCGGCCGTGGGAccgagcggcagcacgcaccgGGACGGTGACGGACCCGGAAAAGGAATGGAGCCAGGTGTACCCCTctccgcagccgccatcgcccGCCTCGCGCCTTCCACTCGGTTTACGGTGCAGCtgtccagctgcagcgtaACCTTGACTACGCAGCCCCGGAAGGGAGCGGGGATGAacgccgctgacgccgcaTCCGCCAACACCACTGGCGCGGCAAACAGCATCAGCGGTACCGGTAGGATTGCCACCGGCTGTGGTGAGGTCGATACCTATGCAGACGAGCTTACCCTCGTGTTTGACGGGCTGGATGTGCTCTGGCACGGTCCCAATGGCGAGGAGGCGTTGCTGCAGTGGGTGCTGGACGAGTACTCTATTCTACTAAAGCAGCGTATGGCGGCCGCCATGGCGCAGTGGACGTCGATGGTGCACGCCCGTGACaccagcgctggcgccgccagCGAGTCTTCCTCCAAGGCGAACAAGATGCGGCGCCAACTACCGAGCGAGCGTGTACGGGCGTAG